One window of Flavobacteriales bacterium genomic DNA carries:
- a CDS encoding UbiA family prenyltransferase, translating to MATFKNYLSLIKFSHTIFALPFALIGFFLASKEYGFEWHTLIYVLLCMLFARSAAMAFNRYIDRDIDLDNPRTAQVREIPNGTIKPKSALLFVIFNSLAFVATTYFINTLCFYLSPIALLVILGYSYTKRFTALCHLVLGLGLSLAPIGAFLAVSAQFSLVPLLFSVAVLFWVAGFDIIYSLQDDKFDSAHQLHSIPVALGRKNALLLSRFLHLVTAASLFYAGQLLETQYLYWIGFVIFTLLLFYQHSLVSEKNLSKVNLAFFTTNGIASIIFGAFVILGLLF from the coding sequence ATGGCTACCTTTAAAAATTACTTATCACTTATCAAGTTTAGTCATACTATTTTTGCTTTACCATTTGCTCTAATTGGTTTCTTTTTAGCCAGTAAGGAGTATGGTTTTGAATGGCACACTTTAATTTATGTACTCTTATGTATGCTATTTGCTCGTTCAGCAGCTATGGCGTTCAATCGTTACATCGACAGAGATATAGATTTGGACAACCCTAGGACAGCACAAGTTCGAGAAATTCCAAACGGTACAATTAAGCCAAAATCGGCTTTACTATTTGTTATTTTTAACAGTTTAGCTTTTGTAGCTACAACCTACTTTATCAATACACTTTGTTTTTACCTTTCGCCCATTGCCTTATTGGTTATTTTAGGATATAGTTATACCAAACGGTTTACGGCCTTATGTCATTTAGTATTAGGTCTAGGATTATCATTAGCTCCAATAGGTGCATTTCTAGCAGTATCGGCTCAATTTTCATTAGTACCTCTATTATTTTCTGTTGCAGTGCTATTTTGGGTAGCAGGTTTTGACATTATCTATTCTTTGCAAGATGATAAATTTGATAGCGCACATCAATTACATTCAATTCCAGTAGCCTTAGGTCGAAAAAATGCACTCCTGTTGAGTCGTTTTTTACACCTTGTTACAGCAGCTAGTTTATTTTACGCAGGACAACTATTAGAAACCCAATATTTGTATTGGATAGGTTTCGTAATATTTACATTATTACTGTTCTACCAACACAGTTTGGTATCAGAAAAAAACCTCTCTAAAGTCAATTTAGCTTTCTTTACTACAAATGGAATTGCCTCTATTATTTTTGGTGCATTTGTCATTTTAGGACTACTCTTCTAA
- a CDS encoding M61 family metallopeptidase yields MIEYLFSYKNAHKHFIDIDLKVKTRGEKSLSFQLPAWRPGRYELADFAKNIQKWNAFDENGNEIPFRKITKDLWEVACDGVEEVTITYNYYANVLDAGSSYLDQNQLYVNPVNCCMYVVGRENEKYSLELDIPNDYQIACGIKENNGTLVAENFDVLAESPFIASNSMQYVSYEVEGVTYHIWIQGPCHPKLDKLSADFKAFTIEQVKNFGSLPVNDYHFLFQITPYRSYHGVEHTNSTVILMGNVEDVFEKQYDNILGICSHELYHTWNIKAIRPKEMLPYDYSKENYSRLGYVAEGVTTYMGDLMLKRSGVFNWQQFLKTQDENLKRHYENDGRHNMSVADSGFDSWLDGYSLGIPNRKTSIYADGALNMLMIDLFIIENSDGKYSLNDVMKRLYDEYSITGYTEDDFQQLCVEYGGLKVSEVFSNHIYGIEDYTNSLKSALEVVGFELVKINNPNLSADKFGFISIVDNGKHIIKKVQNNSIADANGIAVDDEVMSINGIETKDKTMNDLLSDSTGTVSIKIKKRFGISEMDLECGHYYPIYQLQKLENADDKQLLYRTVWAK; encoded by the coding sequence ATGATTGAATATCTATTTTCATACAAAAATGCACACAAACACTTCATTGATATTGATTTAAAAGTCAAGACTAGAGGCGAAAAATCACTTTCATTTCAACTTCCAGCTTGGAGACCCGGTAGATATGAGTTAGCAGACTTTGCAAAAAACATCCAAAAATGGAACGCTTTTGATGAAAATGGAAATGAAATACCATTCAGAAAAATTACTAAAGACCTTTGGGAAGTCGCCTGTGATGGTGTTGAAGAAGTGACCATTACCTACAACTATTATGCAAATGTTCTTGATGCTGGTTCATCGTATTTAGACCAAAACCAGTTGTACGTCAATCCAGTAAACTGCTGTATGTATGTAGTAGGGAGAGAAAATGAAAAATATAGTCTTGAACTAGATATACCAAATGACTATCAAATTGCTTGTGGTATTAAAGAAAATAACGGCACACTTGTAGCCGAAAATTTTGATGTATTGGCGGAATCTCCCTTTATTGCTTCAAACAGTATGCAATACGTCAGTTACGAAGTAGAAGGTGTTACTTACCATATATGGATTCAAGGACCTTGCCATCCTAAGCTAGATAAATTATCCGCTGACTTCAAGGCTTTTACTATTGAGCAAGTCAAAAATTTTGGCAGCTTACCTGTCAATGATTATCATTTTTTGTTTCAAATCACCCCTTACAGAAGTTATCATGGAGTAGAGCATACCAATTCAACTGTTATCTTGATGGGTAATGTCGAAGATGTTTTTGAAAAACAATACGACAACATTTTAGGCATTTGTTCTCACGAATTGTATCACACCTGGAACATCAAGGCTATTCGACCAAAGGAGATGTTGCCTTATGATTACAGCAAGGAAAATTACTCAAGACTAGGCTATGTGGCTGAAGGGGTAACTACCTACATGGGAGATTTGATGTTAAAACGAAGTGGTGTATTTAATTGGCAACAATTTCTAAAAACTCAAGATGAAAACCTAAAACGTCATTATGAAAACGATGGTAGACACAATATGTCAGTTGCTGATAGTGGTTTTGATTCATGGCTAGACGGCTATTCTCTAGGAATACCCAATAGAAAAACTTCCATTTATGCTGATGGCGCTTTGAATATGCTGATGATTGATTTATTTATCATAGAAAATTCTGACGGCAAATATTCACTCAATGATGTCATGAAACGATTGTATGATGAGTATTCAATTACTGGATATACAGAAGATGACTTTCAACAACTTTGTGTTGAGTACGGTGGCTTGAAAGTAAGTGAAGTGTTCAGCAATCACATTTATGGAATAGAAGATTATACAAACAGTTTAAAATCAGCCCTAGAGGTTGTTGGCTTTGAATTGGTAAAAATTAATAACCCCAACTTAAGCGCCGATAAGTTTGGTTTTATATCCATAGTAGATAATGGTAAACACATCATTAAAAAAGTTCAAAATAACAGTATTGCCGATGCTAATGGCATTGCTGTTGATGATGAAGTAATGAGTATTAATGGTATTGAAACCAAAGACAAAACAATGAATGACTTACTTAGTGATAGCACAGGAACAGTGAGCATTAAAATAAAGAAACGATTTGGCATTAGTGAAATGGATTTAGAATGTGGTCACTACTACCCTATTTATCAGCTACAAAAGCTAGAAAATGCCGATGACAAACAATTACTATACAGAACCGTTTGGGCTAAATAA